Proteins from a single region of Amycolatopsis sp. CA-230715:
- a CDS encoding AraC family transcriptional regulator: MRAQGAEPAFAVHRVAETADVAVANEAIERVYLPNRIDLLDPATPLDMRLNAVRLAGVTVGYVRFGSDVRVVTGDCASYHVNVPLSGAVESRSGNRGPVRGSPRRAAVFTPGAPADLRWRADCAQLCLMIPAETLRERLAKHLDRPVTGAPDFAVAMDLGSGAARELLDLLRLLDRETAKPDGVLRQPLAAATLRDQVIDAVLRAQPHTYSAELTEKAHEAAPRVVRHAIELLRETPEFPWSPAELAAAVAVSVRSLHDGFRRAIGRPPMAYLREVRLGRAHADLLAAEPGAVTVTEVAGRWGFAHLGRFSVGYRDRYGERPNETLRRLP, translated from the coding sequence TTGCGCGCGCAAGGTGCCGAGCCCGCGTTCGCCGTCCACCGGGTCGCCGAGACCGCGGACGTGGCGGTGGCGAACGAGGCGATCGAACGGGTCTACCTGCCCAACCGGATCGACCTGCTCGATCCGGCGACCCCGCTGGACATGCGGTTGAACGCGGTGCGGCTCGCCGGGGTGACGGTCGGGTACGTGCGCTTCGGCAGCGACGTGCGCGTGGTCACCGGGGACTGCGCGAGCTACCACGTGAACGTGCCGCTGTCCGGTGCCGTCGAATCGCGTTCGGGCAACCGCGGCCCGGTGCGGGGCAGCCCGCGGCGCGCCGCGGTGTTCACCCCCGGCGCGCCAGCCGATCTGCGCTGGCGGGCGGACTGCGCGCAGCTGTGCCTGATGATCCCGGCGGAAACCCTGCGCGAGCGGCTCGCGAAGCACCTCGACCGGCCGGTCACCGGCGCACCCGATTTCGCGGTCGCGATGGACCTCGGCTCCGGCGCCGCGCGCGAGCTGCTCGACCTGCTGCGGCTCCTCGACCGGGAAACGGCGAAGCCGGACGGCGTGCTGCGCCAGCCGCTCGCCGCGGCGACCCTGCGGGACCAGGTGATCGACGCGGTGCTCCGCGCCCAACCGCACACCTATTCCGCGGAACTGACCGAGAAAGCGCACGAGGCGGCACCGCGCGTGGTGCGCCACGCGATCGAACTGCTGCGGGAAACCCCGGAATTCCCGTGGTCACCGGCGGAGCTGGCGGCCGCGGTCGCGGTGAGCGTCCGCTCGCTGCACGACGGGTTCCGCCGCGCGATCGGGCGCCCGCCGATGGCTTACCTGCGCGAGGTCCGGCTCGGCAGGGCGCACGCGGACCTGCTCGCCGCCGAACCCGGCGCGGTCACCGTCACCGAAGTGGCCGGGCGATGGGGTTTCGCGCACCTCGGCCGGTTCTCCGTCGGCTACCGGGACCGCTACGGGGAACGCCCGAACGAAACCCTCCGCCGCCTGCCGTGA
- a CDS encoding L-lactate permease produces the protein MGWVQDYQPAGGLWPSALLAALPIVVLLVSLGVLRRSAHLSAALALLTALAVALALYRMPVGLALDSAAMGVVFGVWSVAWIAFHAVYFHNVTVATGRFDSIKTVLAGFSEDRRLQALLIAFGFGALLEGVAGGGSPIAITAAMMAALGFPPVKAVVLALLANTAPVAFGGLGNPLIVLGRLTAPIVHLKPDQATDLFSSMVGRQVPWLAVIIPAFLVVVLAGWKRMLEVLPAVATAGITFAALQFVVSNYVSPSLVDVVAALGAMASLWILTRFWQPKTVWRFDGEEPVAAATGAPKAGPFHAWLPYVILIAAIFASRIGTIFKDLPPWLDLTKLLHKADWVFGWPGLDKAVVQHAPITPKDTPYAASFTVDFLFSPGTVALAAALIAGFAMGAKPGLLARTYRRTVHQMRWALATIFMILAIAFVMNYSGATQTLGLALAATGALFPLFSAYIGWLGVFLTGSDASTNSIFGPMQVISAQQLHLDPTLAGATNTSGGVMGKMISPQNLSIGATAIGQSGKEGTLLRQTFLWSLVLTGVVGVLALLQASVLSFMIPTP, from the coding sequence GTGGGCTGGGTGCAGGACTACCAGCCGGCGGGCGGGCTGTGGCCCTCCGCGTTGCTGGCGGCGCTGCCGATCGTCGTGCTGCTGGTCTCGCTCGGCGTGCTGCGCCGGTCCGCCCACCTCTCCGCGGCGCTGGCCCTGCTCACCGCGCTCGCGGTCGCGCTGGCGCTGTACCGCATGCCGGTGGGGCTGGCACTGGACTCGGCGGCGATGGGCGTGGTGTTCGGGGTGTGGTCGGTCGCCTGGATCGCCTTCCACGCGGTGTACTTCCACAACGTCACGGTGGCCACCGGCCGGTTCGACAGCATCAAGACCGTGCTCGCCGGGTTCAGCGAGGACCGCAGGCTCCAGGCGCTGCTCATCGCGTTCGGCTTCGGCGCGCTGCTCGAAGGCGTCGCCGGGGGTGGCTCGCCGATCGCGATCACCGCGGCGATGATGGCCGCGCTCGGGTTCCCGCCGGTGAAGGCCGTGGTGCTGGCGCTGCTGGCGAACACCGCACCGGTGGCCTTCGGCGGGCTCGGCAACCCGCTGATCGTGCTGGGCAGGCTCACCGCGCCGATCGTGCACCTGAAACCGGACCAGGCAACGGATCTGTTCTCCTCGATGGTGGGCAGGCAGGTGCCGTGGCTCGCGGTGATCATCCCGGCGTTCCTGGTGGTGGTGCTCGCGGGCTGGAAGCGCATGCTGGAGGTGCTCCCCGCGGTCGCGACGGCCGGGATCACCTTCGCGGCCCTGCAGTTCGTGGTGTCGAACTACGTCAGCCCGAGCCTGGTGGACGTGGTGGCCGCGCTCGGCGCGATGGCGTCGCTGTGGATCCTCACCCGGTTCTGGCAGCCGAAAACCGTGTGGCGCTTCGACGGCGAGGAGCCGGTGGCCGCGGCGACCGGTGCGCCGAAGGCGGGACCGTTCCACGCGTGGCTGCCCTACGTCATCCTGATCGCGGCGATCTTCGCCTCGCGGATCGGCACGATCTTCAAGGACCTGCCGCCGTGGCTCGACCTGACGAAGCTGCTGCACAAGGCGGACTGGGTGTTCGGGTGGCCGGGGCTGGACAAGGCGGTCGTGCAGCACGCGCCGATCACGCCGAAGGACACCCCGTACGCGGCGTCGTTCACCGTCGACTTCCTGTTCTCGCCCGGCACGGTCGCGCTCGCCGCCGCGCTGATCGCCGGGTTCGCGATGGGCGCGAAACCGGGCCTGCTGGCCAGGACGTACCGGCGGACCGTGCACCAGATGCGGTGGGCGCTCGCGACGATCTTCATGATCCTGGCCATCGCGTTCGTGATGAACTATTCGGGCGCGACGCAGACGCTCGGGCTCGCGCTCGCGGCGACCGGCGCGCTGTTCCCGCTGTTCTCCGCCTACATCGGCTGGCTCGGGGTGTTCCTGACCGGGTCCGACGCGTCGACGAACAGCATCTTCGGGCCGATGCAGGTGATTTCGGCGCAGCAGCTGCACCTCGACCCGACGCTCGCCGGTGCGACGAACACCTCCGGCGGCGTGATGGGCAAGATGATCTCGCCGCAGAACCTGTCCATCGGCGCCACCGCGATCGGGCAGAGCGGGAAGGAGGGCACCCTGCTGCGGCAGACCTTCCTGTGGTCGCTCGTGCTCACCGGCGTGGTCGGCGTTCTCGCGCTGCTGCAGGCGAGTGTGCTGAGCTTCATGATCCCCACCCCGTGA
- a CDS encoding IclR family transcriptional regulator, giving the protein MDCEHGTFERSGTLERGLAVLRHVGLKQEISTNAIATQLGLSRSAVYRIVNTLKQLDYLEADHVTGRVRLGTRLVELGVRAMSSSDLHRAAPRFLAALAEKSGETTYLAVPDGNAMVYVATEQSAGAVTLKCRLGARRPQYATSLGKAYLSALSEVDRVERLRRMKLDRLTGNTIVELPRLLDELVTARRQGWALDDVENEPGVGCVAAPIRDRSGAPVAAMSVAGPAERVLPRRGELAGLVVATAAALSRRLGHVPAQGA; this is encoded by the coding sequence GTGGATTGTGAGCACGGCACGTTCGAACGCAGCGGCACTCTGGAGCGCGGGCTGGCGGTGCTCCGGCACGTCGGGCTCAAGCAGGAGATTTCGACGAACGCGATCGCCACGCAGCTGGGGTTGTCGAGGAGCGCGGTGTACCGCATCGTCAACACCCTCAAGCAGCTCGACTACCTCGAAGCCGATCACGTGACCGGCCGCGTCCGGCTCGGCACCAGGCTCGTCGAACTCGGCGTGCGCGCGATGTCGTCGAGCGACCTGCACCGCGCGGCACCCCGGTTCCTCGCCGCGCTCGCGGAAAAGTCGGGGGAGACCACCTATCTCGCGGTTCCGGACGGCAACGCGATGGTCTACGTGGCGACCGAGCAGAGCGCGGGCGCGGTGACGCTCAAGTGCCGCCTCGGCGCGCGCCGCCCGCAGTACGCGACCTCGCTCGGCAAGGCCTACCTCTCCGCTTTGTCCGAAGTGGACAGAGTGGAGCGGTTGCGGCGGATGAAACTGGACCGGCTCACCGGGAACACCATCGTCGAGCTGCCTCGTCTGCTCGACGAGCTGGTGACCGCGCGCCGCCAGGGCTGGGCGCTCGACGACGTCGAGAACGAGCCGGGGGTCGGCTGCGTGGCGGCCCCGATCCGGGATCGCAGCGGGGCGCCGGTGGCCGCGATGAGCGTGGCGGGACCGGCGGAACGGGTGCTGCCGCGTCGCGGCGAACTCGCCGGGCTGGTCGTCGCCACCGCGGCCGCGCTGTCCCGCCGCCTCGGTCACGTACCGGCGCAAGGAGCCTGA
- a CDS encoding STAS domain-containing protein: MEIPLPRLPDGHGLSVTESQYDDRTVLTVVGEVDAMTVDALRAHLDRVATSELVLDLSRVGFLSCAGLQALVEVRGRGVEVSVVITEHIVWRVFEATGLASLFAVHAKLDTAAAPR; this comes from the coding sequence ATGGAAATACCCCTGCCCCGGTTGCCGGACGGCCACGGCCTATCGGTCACCGAGAGTCAGTACGACGACCGGACGGTGCTGACCGTGGTCGGCGAGGTCGACGCGATGACCGTGGACGCGTTGCGCGCACACCTGGACCGCGTCGCGACGAGCGAACTCGTCCTGGACCTCTCGCGCGTCGGATTCCTGTCCTGCGCCGGGCTGCAGGCGCTCGTCGAGGTTCGCGGGCGCGGGGTCGAGGTGAGCGTGGTCATCACCGAGCACATCGTCTGGCGCGTGTTCGAAGCCACCGGGCTCGCGTCGCTGTTCGCGGTCCACGCCAAGCTCGACACCGCCGCCGCACCGCGCTGA
- a CDS encoding SDR family NAD(P)-dependent oxidoreductase, giving the protein MTSTVLVLGGRSEIGLEVARGLAAEGRTIVLAARRSHDLDAQEDALRAAGAGAVKRVEFDADDLASHLPLLEDVATRFGPLDVIVTAFGILGDQQRAENDAGHAVAVVHTDYVAHVSVLTHAVNLLRKQASGTVVVFSSVAGVRVRRANYVYGSAKAGLDGFASGLADALAGSGVRLLLVRPGFVVGRMTEGMSPAPFSSTPAQVAKATLGALRRGCGEVWVPGVLRPVFAVLRLLPRALWRRLPR; this is encoded by the coding sequence GTGACTTCAACGGTGCTGGTGCTGGGCGGACGCAGTGAGATCGGGCTCGAGGTCGCGCGCGGCCTCGCCGCCGAAGGGCGCACGATCGTGCTCGCCGCGCGGCGGAGCCACGACCTCGACGCGCAGGAGGACGCCTTGCGCGCGGCGGGCGCCGGTGCCGTCAAACGCGTCGAGTTCGACGCCGACGACCTGGCGAGCCACCTGCCGCTGCTCGAGGACGTCGCCACGCGGTTCGGCCCGCTGGACGTGATCGTGACCGCGTTCGGCATCCTCGGCGACCAGCAGCGTGCGGAAAACGACGCCGGGCACGCGGTCGCCGTGGTGCACACCGACTACGTCGCGCACGTGAGCGTGCTGACCCACGCCGTGAACCTGCTCCGGAAGCAGGCGAGCGGGACCGTGGTGGTGTTCTCCTCGGTCGCCGGCGTGCGGGTGCGGCGGGCGAACTACGTCTACGGTTCGGCGAAGGCGGGGCTCGACGGGTTCGCCAGCGGGCTCGCCGACGCGCTCGCGGGCAGCGGGGTCCGGTTGCTGCTCGTCCGCCCGGGTTTCGTGGTGGGGCGGATGACCGAGGGCATGTCGCCCGCGCCGTTTTCGAGCACGCCCGCACAAGTGGCGAAGGCGACGCTGGGCGCGCTGCGCCGCGGGTGCGGCGAGGTGTGGGTACCCGGCGTGCTGAGGCCGGTGTTCGCGGTGCTGCGCTTGCTCCCGCGAGCGCTGTGGCGCCGCTTACCGCGTTGA
- the mgrA gene encoding L-glyceraldehyde 3-phosphate reductase encodes MTYVAANSRYDTMPYRRCGRSGLKLPPISLGLWHNFGHDKPFETQRAICRRAFDLGITHFDLANNYGPPYGSAEENFGRLLAGDFAPYRDELVISSKAGYDMWPGPYGDWGSRKYLLASLDQSLKRMGLDYVDIFYSHRFDPETPLEETMGALDTAVRSGRALYAGISSYSSEKTAEAVRILRDLGTPLLIHQPSYSMLNRWTEADDLLGTLDEAGAGCIAFSPLAQGMLTSRYLDGVPPDSRAAAGKSLNPGTLTEETLAKVRALNEIARRRGQTLAQLALAWGLRDPRMTSVLIGASSVGQLEDNVAALGNLEFTDDELAEIDRHATDANINLWQRSSAH; translated from the coding sequence GTGACCTACGTTGCCGCGAACAGCCGATACGACACGATGCCCTACCGCCGCTGCGGCCGCAGCGGGCTGAAGCTGCCGCCCATTTCGCTGGGGCTGTGGCACAACTTCGGCCACGACAAGCCGTTCGAGACCCAGCGCGCGATCTGCCGCCGCGCCTTCGACCTCGGCATCACGCACTTCGACCTGGCCAACAACTACGGCCCGCCGTACGGCTCGGCCGAGGAGAACTTCGGGCGGCTGCTCGCCGGGGACTTCGCGCCCTACCGCGACGAACTGGTCATCTCGTCCAAGGCGGGCTACGACATGTGGCCGGGCCCGTACGGCGACTGGGGCTCGCGGAAGTACCTGCTCGCCTCGCTCGACCAGTCGCTGAAGCGGATGGGGCTCGACTACGTCGACATCTTCTACTCGCACCGCTTCGACCCGGAGACGCCGCTCGAAGAGACCATGGGCGCGCTGGACACCGCCGTGCGCTCCGGGCGCGCGCTGTACGCGGGCATCTCCTCGTACTCCTCGGAAAAGACCGCCGAAGCCGTCCGGATCCTGCGCGACCTCGGCACGCCGCTGCTCATCCACCAGCCCTCGTACTCGATGCTCAACCGCTGGACCGAAGCCGACGACCTGCTCGGCACGCTCGACGAAGCGGGTGCCGGGTGCATCGCGTTCTCCCCGCTCGCCCAGGGCATGCTGACCAGCCGGTACCTCGACGGAGTGCCGCCGGACTCGCGCGCGGCGGCGGGAAAGTCGCTCAACCCCGGCACGCTCACCGAGGAAACGCTCGCGAAAGTGCGCGCCCTCAACGAAATCGCGCGGCGGCGGGGGCAGACGCTCGCCCAGCTCGCGCTCGCCTGGGGCCTGCGCGACCCGCGCATGACCTCGGTGCTGATCGGCGCGAGCAGCGTCGGTCAGCTCGAAGACAACGTCGCCGCGCTCGGCAACCTGGAGTTCACCGACGACGAGCTCGCCGAGATCGACCGCCACGCCACGGACGCGAACATCAACCTCTGGCAGCGGTCCAGCGCGCACTGA
- a CDS encoding serine/threonine protein kinase, which produces MNDEVSVSALLAREGWGEHLPPRPRSRWRVMAVMAAVVTGCGAAAVAVNVSSPSDDRADDPLIVQPPPPTSGTGEETTAVPTAPPSRRGGSGGGEPSTAASTSESPSRTGRTSAKPTTAAHPSTEDPAPTGHPEPSRPAPPTTGGGGTSTRPAPPPPPTTSTAPPCTMWPEWLWC; this is translated from the coding sequence GTGAACGACGAAGTGTCGGTGTCCGCGCTGCTCGCGCGCGAAGGCTGGGGTGAGCACCTGCCGCCCCGGCCACGCTCGCGCTGGCGCGTGATGGCCGTGATGGCCGCCGTCGTCACGGGCTGCGGTGCCGCGGCCGTCGCCGTGAACGTCTCCTCGCCGTCCGACGACCGCGCCGACGATCCGCTCATCGTGCAACCGCCGCCGCCCACCAGCGGCACCGGCGAAGAAACCACTGCCGTCCCGACGGCTCCGCCGAGCCGCCGGGGCGGCAGTGGCGGCGGCGAGCCGTCCACGGCGGCGTCCACTTCGGAATCACCGAGCCGAACCGGCCGCACCTCGGCGAAACCCACCACCGCCGCCCATCCCAGCACCGAGGACCCCGCCCCCACCGGGCATCCCGAGCCGAGCAGGCCCGCACCGCCCACCACCGGTGGCGGCGGCACCAGCACCCGCCCGGCCCCGCCGCCACCACCGACCACCTCGACCGCACCCCCGTGCACCATGTGGCCGGAATGGCTGTGGTGCTGA
- a CDS encoding family 2 encapsulin nanocompartment cargo protein polyprenyl transferase, producing MVTSDLTGLPVATGRPVRALLEWSRGLLDPALREAVDSMPGSMRLIAGYHFGWLDERGKPAKESAGKAIRPALTLLSAQAAGGDPAGAVPAAVAVELAHNFSLLHDDVMDGDTTRRHRPTVWSVFGTPAAILAGDALLTLAGDVLASTGSAVAAESARMLSAAVLELVEGQSADLSFERRRDVGLAECVRMAERKTGALLGCACALGAAAAGSVAAGAGHLRSFGDRLGLAFQFVDDLLGIWGDPAATGKSVYSDLRSRKKSLPVVAALTSDTDAGREFGQLYHRPDPLAVDDLVRAARLVDAAGGRAWCRDQASALLADALAELRACDPDPKAEVELTAVAHLMVQRTG from the coding sequence ATGGTCACTTCGGATCTCACCGGGCTACCCGTGGCCACCGGACGCCCGGTCCGCGCGCTCCTCGAGTGGAGCAGGGGCCTGCTCGACCCGGCACTGAGGGAGGCGGTCGACTCGATGCCGGGGTCGATGCGGCTGATCGCGGGCTACCACTTCGGCTGGCTCGACGAGCGGGGCAAACCCGCGAAGGAGTCGGCGGGAAAGGCGATCCGGCCCGCGCTGACGCTGCTGAGCGCGCAGGCCGCGGGCGGCGATCCCGCCGGCGCCGTGCCCGCCGCGGTGGCGGTGGAGCTGGCGCACAACTTCTCCCTGCTGCACGACGACGTGATGGACGGGGACACGACGAGGCGGCACCGCCCGACCGTGTGGTCGGTTTTCGGGACTCCGGCGGCGATTCTGGCCGGCGACGCGCTGTTGACGCTCGCGGGTGACGTGCTCGCGTCGACCGGCAGCGCGGTGGCCGCGGAGTCGGCGCGGATGCTGAGCGCGGCGGTGCTCGAACTCGTCGAAGGGCAGAGCGCGGACCTGTCGTTCGAACGGCGGCGGGACGTCGGCCTCGCCGAATGCGTGCGGATGGCGGAGCGGAAGACCGGTGCCCTGCTCGGGTGCGCGTGCGCACTGGGTGCCGCGGCGGCAGGGAGCGTCGCGGCCGGAGCAGGGCACCTCCGCTCGTTCGGCGACCGGCTCGGCCTCGCGTTCCAGTTCGTCGACGATCTGCTCGGCATCTGGGGCGACCCGGCCGCGACCGGGAAGTCCGTCTACTCGGATCTGCGCAGCCGCAAGAAGTCCCTGCCCGTGGTGGCCGCGTTGACTTCGGACACCGACGCGGGCCGGGAGTTCGGGCAGCTCTACCACCGGCCGGATCCGCTGGCGGTGGACGATCTGGTGCGGGCCGCGCGCCTCGTCGACGCCGCGGGCGGCCGGGCGTGGTGCCGCGACCAGGCGAGCGCGTTGCTGGCCGACGCGCTCGCCGAACTCCGCGCCTGCGATCCGGACCCGAAGGCCGAGGTCGAACTGACCGCCGTCGCGCACCTGATGGTGCAGCGGACCGGGTGA
- a CDS encoding bestrophin-like domain has protein sequence MSIYLSGLLWVVGAAAAGAGSAYLVRRFGLSEGRPDNNDAAGQVFTIVSGLQAVIVAFVLISQFDAVDAARDGAFKEANAAVAASWAADALPEPTRGEVREQAAAYARTVQDVEWPQMRAGHTVESDGWAQLARLRDTVADAQTADGDDWATDRKTEAANQLWDVYQARQERITGAVQNGLGAVLWFVLILGSVVTVLMPNLFGGTKPRTHIIIVSTLAGTITVLLFAIYQLQNPYAGGTKIEPDAFRWALDRLS, from the coding sequence ATGAGCATCTATCTGAGCGGTCTCCTCTGGGTGGTGGGCGCGGCCGCCGCTGGCGCGGGCAGCGCCTATCTGGTGAGGCGGTTCGGGCTCTCCGAAGGCAGACCTGACAACAACGACGCGGCGGGCCAGGTGTTCACGATCGTGAGCGGCCTGCAGGCGGTGATCGTCGCTTTCGTGCTCATTTCGCAGTTCGACGCCGTGGACGCGGCGCGCGACGGCGCCTTCAAGGAAGCGAACGCCGCGGTCGCCGCGTCGTGGGCGGCCGACGCGCTGCCCGAGCCGACGCGCGGCGAAGTCCGCGAGCAGGCCGCCGCCTACGCGCGCACGGTCCAAGACGTCGAGTGGCCGCAGATGCGCGCGGGCCACACCGTGGAGAGCGACGGCTGGGCCCAGCTCGCCAGGCTCCGCGACACCGTGGCGGACGCGCAGACCGCGGACGGGGACGACTGGGCCACCGACCGCAAGACCGAGGCCGCGAACCAACTCTGGGACGTGTACCAGGCGAGGCAGGAGCGGATCACCGGCGCCGTGCAGAACGGCCTCGGCGCGGTGCTGTGGTTCGTGTTGATCCTCGGCAGTGTGGTGACGGTTCTGATGCCGAACCTGTTCGGCGGCACCAAGCCGCGCACGCACATCATCATCGTGTCCACCCTCGCCGGCACGATCACGGTGCTGCTGTTCGCCATCTACCAGTTGCAGAACCCCTACGCGGGCGGGACGAAGATCGAACCGGACGCCTTCCGGTGGGCACTCGACCGGTTGAGCTGA
- a CDS encoding DUF6923 family protein encodes MPSARRAFPLAASALLLGALAFLPTAAGAREPETCTAIEVRSRLPTDLSSAYRVELPSGAVTALGRLDYRVNALGYAKAQNLAYGLADFASRWPTPGAPRVVTIARDGTVRDRGPIRRGPHPGLGPALVSATAGAIVGNRWYVKRIGTLYTVDIDPASATYLSVVHATRLRPLGLAAKVDDFDLDPASGLLVGVAADAHEPGALVSLDPVSGAVRRLPGPRLPASSAYGAVVALGGGTLSVLANDVRGRGRRYLVPPNGTPVEIDAGPALSSSDGAGCFTAPPPPTTPPTTPPTTPPTTPPTTPPTTTPTTPPTTPPSTPPSSPPAPPPPPPKATPPPSPVPVPPPASEPEPVTPAPPPPPPLPTAEPVAPAKPAPPSPRPTTKKPAQARPTPSKSADAGPTRLERTKEKRRWGVAVLLMTIGAAAVTRSAARHRSR; translated from the coding sequence GTGCCGTCCGCGCGCCGCGCCTTCCCGCTCGCCGCCTCGGCACTGCTGCTCGGGGCGCTCGCGTTCCTGCCCACCGCGGCTGGCGCGCGCGAGCCCGAAACCTGCACCGCGATCGAAGTGCGGTCCCGCCTGCCGACCGACCTCTCCTCGGCCTACCGGGTCGAGCTGCCCTCGGGCGCGGTCACCGCGCTGGGCCGGCTCGACTACCGCGTCAACGCGCTCGGCTACGCGAAGGCGCAGAACCTCGCCTACGGCCTCGCCGATTTCGCGAGCCGGTGGCCGACGCCCGGCGCGCCGCGGGTGGTCACGATCGCCCGTGACGGCACCGTGCGCGACCGCGGTCCGATCCGCCGCGGCCCGCATCCGGGGCTCGGCCCCGCCCTGGTCAGCGCGACGGCCGGGGCGATCGTCGGAAACCGGTGGTACGTCAAGAGAATCGGCACACTGTACACAGTGGACATCGACCCGGCGAGCGCGACCTATCTGAGCGTGGTGCACGCGACGAGGCTGCGGCCGCTCGGACTCGCCGCCAAGGTCGACGACTTCGACCTCGACCCGGCGAGCGGGCTGCTGGTCGGCGTCGCGGCGGACGCCCACGAACCGGGCGCGCTGGTGAGCCTGGACCCGGTGAGCGGTGCCGTGCGGCGGCTTCCGGGGCCGAGGCTGCCCGCGAGTTCGGCCTACGGCGCCGTCGTCGCCTTGGGCGGCGGGACGCTTTCGGTGCTGGCGAACGACGTGCGCGGCCGCGGCCGCCGCTACCTGGTGCCGCCGAACGGCACCCCGGTGGAAATCGACGCGGGCCCCGCACTGTCCAGTTCGGACGGTGCGGGCTGCTTCACCGCGCCACCACCGCCGACGACACCGCCCACCACACCACCCACCACACCACCGACGACGCCGCCCACGACGCCGCCGACCACAACACCGACGACTCCCCCGACCACGCCTCCCAGCACACCGCCCAGTTCGCCGCCCGCACCCCCGCCACCACCACCGAAGGCCACTCCCCCGCCGTCACCGGTTCCGGTTCCACCCCCCGCATCGGAGCCGGAACCGGTGACCCCCGCCCCACCGCCACCGCCGCCGTTGCCGACCGCGGAACCGGTCGCCCCGGCCAAACCGGCGCCACCGTCACCGCGGCCCACGACGAAGAAGCCGGCGCAGGCGCGCCCGACGCCGAGCAAGTCCGCCGACGCGGGCCCGACCCGGCTCGAGCGCACCAAGGAAAAGCGCCGCTGGGGCGTCGCGGTGCTGCTGATGACGATCGGCGCGGCCGCGGTGACCCGTAGCGCCGCACGGCACCGGTCGCGCTGA
- a CDS encoding esterase-like activity of phytase family protein, which translates to MRRLAIAAGLVVSLSAAGTASAHGDRLRDAVQVFRTDLPPLATVGGVPITGGGYGSALAPVLGGSDEYYGLTDRGPNVDGPGGEKVEPLPAFTPSIGKFRLRGGKAELEQTIPLRAADGTPYSGRLSTQADTGEKIVDLNGKPLAPDPNGYDSEGLAVAADGTFWVSDEYGPFVTHFGRDGRAIERLAPGKGLPGELKNRVPNKGMEGLTLTPDGGTLVGIMQSALGQPDLDKKPGHVAPVRIVTYDLRTRAAHEYLYLLDDPKDNDGAVSEITALSATTFLVDERDGQPEPGAYKKLFKIDLAGATDVGPAEKVHDAPYDAAKGGLLVGDDKETIEAYVGAHDTEEATRDLADVDIKPVKKKLHVDVGGLLTRLDPKGGFFGHDKIEGVATTDGGRTVVLSNDSDFGIDGVRGDAPPFALHPKLTPDGKQDDGEFLRIDVTKLPAELRG; encoded by the coding sequence ATGAGAAGACTGGCGATCGCGGCGGGCCTGGTGGTGTCCCTGAGCGCGGCGGGGACTGCCTCGGCGCACGGTGACCGGCTTCGCGACGCGGTGCAGGTGTTCCGCACGGACCTGCCGCCGCTGGCGACCGTCGGCGGCGTGCCCATCACCGGCGGCGGCTACGGTTCGGCGCTCGCGCCGGTACTGGGCGGCAGCGACGAGTACTACGGCCTCACCGATCGCGGCCCGAACGTCGACGGCCCCGGCGGCGAGAAGGTCGAACCGCTGCCCGCGTTCACGCCGTCGATCGGGAAGTTCCGGCTCCGCGGCGGAAAGGCGGAGCTGGAGCAGACGATCCCGCTGCGGGCCGCCGACGGGACCCCGTACTCCGGGCGGCTTTCCACCCAGGCCGACACCGGCGAGAAGATCGTCGACCTCAACGGGAAACCGCTGGCACCCGACCCGAACGGCTATGACTCCGAAGGGCTCGCGGTCGCGGCCGACGGCACGTTCTGGGTCTCCGACGAGTATGGCCCGTTCGTCACGCACTTCGGCCGCGACGGCCGCGCGATCGAGCGGCTGGCACCCGGCAAGGGCCTGCCCGGCGAGCTGAAGAACCGGGTGCCGAACAAGGGGATGGAAGGGCTCACGCTCACCCCGGACGGCGGCACGCTCGTCGGCATCATGCAGTCCGCGCTCGGCCAGCCCGACCTCGACAAGAAACCGGGTCACGTCGCGCCGGTGCGGATCGTCACCTACGACCTCCGCACGCGCGCCGCCCACGAATACCTGTACCTGCTCGACGATCCCAAGGACAACGACGGCGCGGTCAGCGAGATCACCGCGCTGAGCGCCACCACGTTCCTCGTCGACGAGCGCGACGGCCAACCGGAACCCGGCGCGTACAAGAAGCTGTTCAAGATCGACCTCGCCGGTGCCACCGACGTCGGCCCCGCGGAGAAGGTGCACGACGCGCCGTACGACGCGGCGAAGGGCGGGCTGCTTGTCGGCGACGACAAGGAAACCATCGAGGCCTACGTCGGCGCGCACGACACCGAAGAGGCGACCCGCGATCTCGCCGACGTGGACATCAAGCCGGTGAAGAAGAAGCTGCACGTCGACGTCGGCGGGCTGCTCACCCGGCTCGACCCGAAGGGCGGGTTCTTCGGGCACGACAAGATCGAGGGTGTCGCGACCACCGACGGCGGGCGCACCGTCGTGCTCAGCAACGACAGCGACTTCGGTATCGACGGCGTCAGAGGCGACGCCCCGCCGTTCGCGCTGCACCCGAAGCTGACCCCGGACGGCAAGCAGGACGACGGCGAGTTCCTGCGCATCGACGTCACGAAGCTCCCGGCCGAGCTGCGCGGCTGA